AAGCAGGACTCTTTGCAGCTCTCCACTCCGCAGTCCCCATCCCATCTGTGTTCACCGAAACCAAACTACAGAGTCACAAATACAGTTCAAAAGAAAACGACACAGTTTAACTATTCATCCAAATCCCTATACTTGCTCGCATTTTAAGCTTTATTCCCTAGACCACTTTCTTCTAGCTGCTTATCACCGTCAGAAAATCAGTGTACTAGTTTTATACTGTCAGAATTTTTTCTCCCGTGCCGACGCCACAGACATAAACTTAACTTTTATGCAATTGTAGATGCTAAATCTTACAGTTTTCTGGTCCAaggattaaaatataaaacgGAGACAACTAtaacacttaaaaaataaaaaactcaaCTCTAAAGATCAGAACTTCTAAGAGCACGTTCTAATTAGGATTGCCCAAAAGCAAAATTAAaatggagtttttttttctataagcTAAAATTAAGTTATGCacaaattagaaataaatttaaaaatttaaagaaactaATCTCAACTTTCCCTTCCTTTGAATAAACATGCAGCAACAAAGAAAGTGACTCACAGTGATTATTCTCGCAGACCAAGATAGCAGGAAGATCCCAAAGAGCAGCAATGTTAAGCGCCTCAAAAAGCTGTCCCTGATTGGCAGCCCCATCTCCATACAAGGCAAAAGTCACAGTCTCATCCTTACTATACTTCTGAGCAAAAGCTAAACCACACCCTAACGGAACCTGCGCCCCCACGATCCCGTGCCCACCGTAGAATCCACCCTCCTTCCTATAAAAGTGCATCGAACCCCCTTTCCCCTTCGAGCACCCCTCCTTGCGCCCCATCAGCTCCGCGAAAATCTCGAGCAGCGAGCCGCCGCGGCCGAGGAAGGTGCAGTGGTCGCGGTAGGCGGTGATGATGCAGTCTTTTCTGGTGATGCCGGCCTCCATACCGATGGCGACGGCTTCCTGGCCGTCGTAGAGGTGGCAGAATCCGCGGATGAGTTTGGCCTTGTAGAGGGAGTCGGCGGCGATCTCCATTCGGCGCATGAGGGCCATCTGACGGAAGAAGGAAAGGAGCTCGGAGGAGGAGGTGGTAACGGCGCGTGAGGGAGCCTCGCAATTGTGCGCGGTGAAGGGAACAGAGGTCTCGATGGTGAGGGGGGCATCGGAGGAGATCGAGCGGGAGGAGACGGCGGCGGATAGGGGCTTGAAGAGAGTAGATCCGAGGCCGCGGCGAGAGAGAGTTGAGAGAGCCATGGGTTGTTGATGCAGTTGTTGAGATTGAGAgctttagaaaaaatattgattccagaaagagagagaaaacctTAAGTCCTCTTTTCACCAATCACGCTGGCTGCTCTTTTTAACCATTTCGAGTTCTTTAATATATCACTTATGCGCCCTTTTTCCCATTTGATAATCTTACTCAATTTTTGtattacaattaaaattatttcactttaattttaaattattaaaacactAAATTATGACGATGATAGAGCATGGGATGCTGTTAAATATCTTAAACtatattcttaaaatattataaagtatttttaaataaaaaaaatgaacaatattttaaaagtgaGTTGTATTGAAGGTGACTGAACTGTGTTAGACCAGCCaaactacaatttttttaatataattcttGTCATTTGCTGTAATGTCGGATAAAAACAATTACAACTCTATTAATAAGTTTATTGATTTAAAGTATTATTTGattgaaggaaaaaaaagagaaattaattatataaatggtATATGAATCCCCACCCCCAAATGCATCCAATTAAACTTGGTCGTCTTTTTCGTATTCATTCATTCAATTATCTTTTCGCCTTcttttattttcagaaaataaaagtaatagtCTTGCTTTAAATATGAAACCTCACCTGTGGGTGCAACTTAATCTCTTTTCCACGGAGGAACTAATATTGTttgagaaattaattttttttcttctgtttaTGTTCTTAAAGTATTTTTATGTCACTATTTGTTGTTGTTGAAGAAAGAATGAGTAAGTATCGAGAcacaagaaaattataaaataattcattcaattaaggCATAtgttttttgaaatctttgtatataataataaacatactaacaaattaaacataaaacaaaaaatgtatCGTTAAGGTTATATAAACGTCGATATGTTTTTGATTGGATATAAAATCGATAAATGATCTTGATCTGATACAAAATTGATAATGACATTGATTGGataaattataatgttttcATCATATATAAAACCAATGTGATAATTACGAAAGTAGTTGATAggtttaaatatgtttaaactTGATATTTTTTTGACAGGGTAGTGAATTTTTCGTTCCTTTGTTTATCTCCTAAATTTTTTTCAAGATATCATGATCCTTTATCTTTCAGTTACATGTAAATCGAGAAAAACTAATGAAATATTGATtgataaagatattttattcaaatggtttttatttcttataaactCACAAATTGAtgcatgaaaataaaatatatgattgttattatttaaatatgttgtgatattattatgatgATAAAAGACATATAGGAGGAGATTAGCCAAAAAAAGTTCTATAAATAGATGATGACCCCCaaatattaagataaatattattCAAGCAATACATACTATATTGATAAATCTTATCCTCTCATTGACTTGATCATTAGAGTATTGTCATCAGGTGGAACCTCCCTCATCTCATTATGACTTCCAAACATCCAGGAATAGTTTTAAGGAGATCGTCTTAGAGACCACCTTCAAGTTTTCAACCTCAGCtcggcgagaacatttggcgcccatcgTGGGACAGGGAAAATTGATCTCGCAACCATCAAACACCCAAACCCTAAACATTAAACACCAATCAACAAACATGAGAAATACTAGGCAAGGAGTTTAAGCATAAAAGGGCGACGATGTACCTTCCCTGAAACTGATAATGGAAATTGTTTCGGTACGACCAATATAGTTCCTTCAACTAGATAATGAAGAGACTAAGAAGCAAGCATAAGAGTTCTGTCAGAAGCGACAAGCTGCAGAAAGAATCTCAGGCAAAACAAGAAAGGTTTCATCAAGAATGGGAACGTCTACGTGAAGAAGCCTAGGCAGAGCAATAAAGACTACGCGGAAAGACAGTTTCTTCTAGAAAATTGATGGAAGACACTGTCAAAATAAATGAAGAACTAAAAAGGACCAACAAAGAATTATGGAACAGAGACAAGCAAGAAGAGGCATGAGGCTTAGTTCCCAGGATGCCTCCTCAAGATAAGATCCTCAACCATTCTCACAAGCGATAATGGAGGAGCCAATTCCACCACTCTTCATGACTTCGAAAGTAACCCCTTTCAGTCTGATGAAAAATGTTTGTGGGCATTCACGGGAACGTTATCAAATGATTCAATGGAATTCCATACAGATCCATCACCTCCTTTCGGGAATTCGCAAGAGCGTTTAAAGAACAATTCTAAGCCAATAAAGTGAAGCCTTCTCGGATGGCTGACCTTTTCGATGTGAGGCAACGGGAAGGCGAACTTCTCAAAGAGTATCTTAACCATTTTTGTGCGGTATTAGTACGCATCCAAAACCCTAATAAAGAGATGGTGGTAGGTGTGTTTGTAAACCCGGGAGACACACTTTAGTGTTGTGTATGGAATGGATGTTATGAATCCAGTAGAAATATTGGAATGCTCCTAGAGAGTGCAGAACTTCTTCGCGGAGACATCCAATGAAAGACAACGAGTAAACTTGGACTTGATTGATGAAGTCCGGGACAAAGCTCAAATACATTCTAAAGCGCTAAAAAGAAGGATCGAGAAGAGGTATAAAACCAAGGTGAATCCCCAAAAGTTCAAAGTTGTTGACCTGGTGTTGCAAAGAGCTCATCCATATCAggtagaaaataaattatctcctaaATGATCATGACCATACAAGATCATAGAAGTGTTGGACTACATAACATATCAACTAGAAACTCTTGACGGGGGAATAATCCCGAGAACATGGAATGCAGCCagtcataaattttattttagttgaattttatttctttgatGATCAATTTTATTTACTTGTCTTAGAACATACAACGACACCCTTTTCCCTGAAATATAAGGGTTTTGAATGAGGTCGTTCTTAATGAATAAATTGTGTTTACTTAAATATTCATGTACATCTTTTTATGGATAGTTTTTTCAGAATCGatctacttttttttatcttggaTCTACTTTTCCACTCAAAATTGGATATACTTTTCCAATCTCGGATCTATTTTTTTAGACAAACACGAATCTACTTTTCCGTCCAAAAATATGATATACCTTTTTTATATCAGTTCTCCTTTTTTAGCACAAACGCAACTACTTTTTTGCCCAATATCAAATCTACTTTTCCAATCTCGGATCTACTCTTCCGAGCACAAACACATATCTACTTTTTCGTCCAAAATCGGATATACTTTTTCGAGCATAAACATGGATCTACTTTTTCACCCAAAATTGGATCTACTTTTATGAGCACAAaacatatatactttttttatctCGACTACTTTTCCGAGAAAAAACACGAATCTACTTTTCCGTCCAAAAATTTGAACTACTTTTCCAATCTTGAATCTACTTATACATGAAAACCTTTTGAGTTTGACTATAATGTCTGCCACCGGAGATTGGGTTGTGTTATGATGCAGGAGGAGAAAGTAGTGATCTATACTTCAAGGTAGCTCAAAGTTCATGAAAGAAATTATGTTAGTCATGACTTAGAGTTAGCAGTTGTGGTATTTGCTTTGAACATATGATAACATTAATTAAGGATATTTATAGCCAAACTGACACAATTGTATATCAAAGAGATTGTggtggaagaggcccaagcacaagcccacatgcaagcccaccaaagggtagatttgggccaaccatagagttatggccaagaggatccaagaagacgttcttttacatgttcaaatgccataaactctagtgtagagtagactttaatttcttgtcaaaattagcataggaactttatttgtaattttcttagaattaattttggcacttAAAagaccaacctaggtaaacttagagtttctaaaaaaacctctaaatttaccaaggccggtctagaaagcccatggagggggtgagcataaaaactagacacacccctccccatgtgctcatttgtgcacccatgtgccatgtgcacccatgtgccatgtgcacccatgtgccatgtgcacatttacatttcatttggctagcattagggttgcattatggtcctccttagcctataaaaggaggagcctacaccttgtattttcaagtttattgtgagtaaagttatgctgccattttgtgccaagctttgcttctccctagaactctaggctctaaacttcacatccttcacctttccttgggctggccgaacctccctatattcatacctatcatgcaccttcaagatcaacaccactcttaggaggatcttgcacacactcatacatagcttccgcaccatatcttacatgattcaagaagaccttcatgaaatttgccatcagATTGTGAGACTTCATGGAGTGCCTTTCAACATTGTTTCCGATAGAGATTCTAGGTTACCTTCCGATTTTTGGCAAACAATGCATATCATCCTCTAAAAGATAGACAGTCAGATAGAACGATCCAACCTTTAGAAGTTGTTGAATAAATGTGTATTTGATCATCTTGGTATTTGGGATGACATAAAGCTTGGTATGAAAGGAAGTGCAACAACACTCCTTTGTACTGGTATCAGAATGACGAAACGATTTTGGTCGGGTTAGAGTTACTTCAGTAGAATAGTAAAAAGGTAAAGCAGATTCAAGAGAGGATAAAATCTTATCAAAGTAGACAAAAATTTTATGTGGATTAGAGGAAAAGACCGTTGGGGTTGCAACTGAAGAGACTGTATTGTTGAAAGTAACACCTACCGAGAGTGTAGGACGAACTATTAAATCAAGGAAGTTATCTCCTAAACTTTATTGGATCTTATCAGATTCTGATAATGTTAGGTTTAGTAGCTTATGAGATTGCTTTACCTCCCCAGTTAACATTCCTACATAATATTTTCCATGTGTCTCAACGGAGGGAGTATACATCTGATTCTAGTAATGTGTTGGAGATGAAGGATGTTCAACTCAAGGAGATACTTATATTTTGAGGATAAACCAGTTAGAATTGAAGATCATCAGAGCAAACAGCTCAAAGGCAAGACCATTAGTATGGTGAAAGTAGGGTGGGATGATAAGTCTATTCATGCAACTTGGGAAATAGAAGAAATCATTAGAGAAacctatccctatctcttttcTGTAAAGTCAATTTTTGAGGACGAAAATTTTTCTTGTTGGAAGGAATGTAAGGACCTATAAAATAGCTTTGGAGTAAAAGTGGTACATTTAAAATGACACATGAATatgttattattaaagtgaaaagagtatataaatagaaaaatcagttattcaagtttcattttaaaagaatcgTCATCTCTCtaaactttctctttttctttcctcTGCCTTTTCTCTAACTTTTTGAACCCCTCTTTCATCATACTAACGATCAGAGTCCACTATTGAATTCTTTGCAGCGAATAACTGttctatcaaaattttagttaaagtaaatttatttttgctCCTTCTTCCTTTAAGTCAATTTTAAACTTGTTAGATTATCTTTGGTATAGGCTTTACATGTGGTGTTTCTAGCTTCAGGGTTAGTCCTTGTTAGTTCAAAGTTCTGGTGATATAGTTAGATCTTTGATATGGACTTCGTGGTGCAAGTTAAACTACCCTTAAGCCTTTGTAGAATTGGACCTATTTGAGAGCACACCTGCTCAAAATAGAACCTTAGACTAGGAGATCTGAATGTGGAGGACGACGTGGCCACCAAGTTCAAATATTCTTGtagagtttatttatttttggtaaAATAGTGTATTGCTTGAAATTTAATGTGAA
The sequence above is a segment of the Phaseolus vulgaris cultivar G19833 chromosome 2, P. vulgaris v2.0, whole genome shotgun sequence genome. Coding sequences within it:
- the LOC137810687 gene encoding pyruvate dehydrogenase E1 component subunit alpha, mitochondrial, coding for MALSTLSRRGLGSTLFKPLSAAVSSRSISSDAPLTIETSVPFTAHNCEAPSRAVTTSSSELLSFFRQMALMRRMEIAADSLYKAKLIRGFCHLYDGQEAVAIGMEAGITRKDCIITAYRDHCTFLGRGGSLLEIFAELMGRKEGCSKGKGGSMHFYRKEGGFYGGHGIVGAQVPLGCGLAFAQKYSKDETVTFALYGDGAANQGQLFEALNIAALWDLPAILVCENNHYGMGTAEWRAAKSPAYYKRGDYVPGLKVDGMDVLAVKQACKFAKEHALKNGPLILEMDTYRYHGHSMSDPGSTYRTRDEISGVRQERDPIERVRKLLLSHDIAAEKELKDIEKEVRKEVDEAIAKAKESPVPDPSELFSNVYVKGLGVEAFGVDRKVLRATLP